A single genomic interval of bacterium harbors:
- the trmD gene encoding tRNA (guanosine(37)-N1)-methyltransferase TrmD, producing the protein MRIDVVTIFPDVFPGPLDVGVIGRGRQRGLLDLVVWDLRRFADDRHRTVDEPPYGGGAGMVMKAEPFLRAADAIRAASPSARGPVLLTSPQGRRFTQARARALASSPQLTILCGRYEGVDERVAAILGAEEISIGDYVLSGGELPAMVIVEAVGRLVPGVVGEEASVREDSFSAGLLDHPHYTRPADLAGHPVPQVLLSGHHEEIRRWRRREALRRTFARRPDLVDEAALDDEARAWLVELRAERSQGTGDGAGDEG; encoded by the coding sequence ATGCGCATCGACGTGGTCACGATCTTTCCGGACGTGTTTCCGGGGCCGCTCGACGTCGGGGTGATCGGCCGCGGCCGGCAGCGCGGCCTCCTGGACCTCGTCGTCTGGGACCTTCGCCGGTTTGCGGACGACCGGCACCGGACCGTGGACGAGCCGCCGTACGGCGGCGGCGCGGGCATGGTGATGAAGGCCGAGCCGTTTTTGCGGGCCGCGGACGCGATTCGCGCCGCCTCGCCCTCGGCGCGGGGGCCGGTGCTGCTCACGAGCCCGCAGGGGCGGCGGTTCACCCAGGCTCGGGCCCGGGCGCTCGCCTCGTCCCCCCAGCTCACGATCCTGTGCGGGCGCTACGAGGGGGTGGACGAACGCGTGGCCGCGATCCTCGGCGCGGAGGAAATCAGCATCGGCGACTACGTCCTGAGCGGCGGCGAACTGCCGGCGATGGTGATCGTCGAGGCCGTGGGCCGGTTGGTCCCGGGCGTCGTCGGCGAGGAGGCGTCGGTCCGCGAGGACTCGTTCTCCGCGGGCCTGCTGGACCATCCTCACTACACCCGTCCGGCCGACCTTGCCGGGCACCCCGTCCCGCAGGTCCTGTTGAGCGGACACCACGAGGAAATTCGCCGGTGGCGGCGCCGCGAGGCGCTGCGCCGCACCTTCGCCCGCCGCCCGGATCTGGTCGACGAGGCGGCACTGGACGACGAGGCGCGCGCGTGGCTCGTGGAGTTGCGGGCGGAGCGATCGCAAGGTACCGGCGACGGCGCGGGTGACGAGGGGTGA
- the rimM gene encoding ribosome maturation factor RimM (Essential for efficient processing of 16S rRNA): MIPPRDLIVVGEVTRPHGLHGAIRVLPVTDFPERLPRLRRVAVVQGGAARMLAVESAEPAGRFVAMKLAGIDTVEEAAALRGATIEIPAAEAAPLPPGEFYVFQIVGLRARTPGGEVLGEVVDVLRTGSNDVYVIRTSGGGEVLVPAVEGVIEAVDLAAGELVVRPPEWL, encoded by the coding sequence GTGATCCCGCCGCGCGACCTCATCGTGGTCGGCGAGGTCACGCGGCCGCACGGCCTGCACGGAGCGATCCGGGTACTGCCGGTCACGGACTTCCCCGAGCGCCTGCCGCGCCTCCGGCGCGTCGCGGTCGTGCAGGGGGGCGCCGCGCGGATGCTCGCGGTGGAGTCCGCTGAGCCGGCCGGCCGCTTCGTGGCCATGAAGCTGGCCGGGATCGACACGGTCGAGGAGGCCGCCGCCCTGCGCGGCGCGACGATCGAGATCCCGGCCGCGGAGGCGGCGCCGCTGCCGCCCGGCGAATTCTATGTCTTTCAGATTGTGGGCCTGCGGGCCCGCACCCCCGGCGGCGAGGTGCTGGGGGAGGTCGTCGACGTCCTCCGGACCGGCAGCAACGACGTCTACGTCATCCGGACGTCCGGCGGGGGCGAGGTCCTCGTGCCGGCAGTGGAAGGCGTGATCGAGGCCGTCGACCTCGCGGCCGGTGAGCTCGTGGTGCGGCCGCCGGAGTGGCTGTGA
- a CDS encoding YlqD family protein, with product MPSITVQRPILIKTIVTDAFKRLYVADLEDAIKRVDAVVQQIDVQARRFELERQVSPQSRAVRQQLDLERARQDAARAELTARLREAQDLKLNEEFTQGTIEGVAEVNVGDNLFDKISRAEIIVKDGIVMEIREGAPATSAASTLITPGGG from the coding sequence ATGCCGTCGATTACGGTGCAGCGGCCGATCCTCATCAAGACGATCGTGACCGACGCCTTCAAACGGTTGTACGTCGCCGATCTCGAAGACGCCATCAAGCGCGTCGACGCGGTGGTCCAGCAGATCGACGTGCAGGCCCGGCGCTTCGAACTCGAGCGGCAGGTCTCGCCGCAGTCGCGCGCCGTCCGGCAGCAGCTCGACCTCGAGCGGGCGCGGCAGGACGCGGCGCGCGCGGAGCTGACCGCCCGGCTGCGCGAAGCGCAGGACCTCAAGCTCAACGAAGAGTTCACGCAGGGCACGATCGAAGGGGTCGCCGAGGTCAACGTCGGCGACAACCTGTTCGACAAGATCTCGCGCGCGGAGATCATCGTGAAAGACGGAATCGTGATGGAGATCCGGGAGGGCGCGCCGGCCACGTCGGCCGCGTCGACGTTGATCACGCCCGGCGGCGGGTGA
- a CDS encoding KH domain-containing protein, translating into MKALVELVARSLVDHPDAVDVQVVDGPQTATIEVRVAADDVGKLIGRGGRIIKAIRTLARASATGSGKRVNVEILRP; encoded by the coding sequence GTGAAGGCGCTCGTCGAACTCGTGGCGCGGTCCCTCGTCGATCATCCCGACGCGGTCGACGTGCAGGTCGTCGACGGTCCGCAGACGGCCACGATCGAGGTCCGGGTGGCCGCGGACGACGTCGGCAAGCTGATCGGGCGGGGCGGCCGGATCATCAAGGCGATTCGCACATTGGCGCGCGCGTCCGCGACGGGAAGCGGCAAGCGTGTGAACGTGGAGATTCTGCGCCCCTAA
- the rpsP gene encoding 30S ribosomal protein S16, whose protein sequence is MSVKIRLTRRGAKGQPFYRLVVADSRSPRGGKYLDSVGFYNPRTEPSTMQVNTEKVLAWLRKGARPSDAARVILERTGVLRQWEESRAKAPR, encoded by the coding sequence ATGAGCGTCAAGATCCGGTTAACCCGCCGTGGAGCGAAGGGGCAGCCGTTCTACCGGCTGGTGGTCGCCGATTCCCGCAGCCCGCGCGGCGGCAAATATCTCGACAGCGTCGGGTTCTACAATCCGCGGACCGAGCCGTCGACGATGCAGGTGAACACCGAGAAGGTCCTGGCGTGGCTGCGCAAGGGGGCCCGGCCGTCGGACGCCGCCCGCGTCATTCTCGAGCGGACCGGCGTGCTCCGCCAGTGGGAAGAGAGCCGGGCCAAGGCGCCGCGGTGA
- the ffh gene encoding signal recognition particle protein, whose translation MFEQLQTRLGGILNRLRGRGALSEADVDQALREIRLVLLEADVNVKLARDFIGRVREAAVGQEVWKSLTPGQQVVQIVHDELVRLLGETHRPLAPAPHPPTVILLAGLHGTGKTTTAGKLAVHLAKRGRHPVLAAADLSRPAAVRQLEIVGERAGVPVVAPQPGEDAVAVARRALAVCRDRVADTLIVDSAGRLHVDGDLVAELARIREAVSPHYTLLVLDAMAGQDAVRMAEGFHRAVPLDGVILTKLDGDARGGAALSVVATLGVPILYVGTGERLEALEAFHPDRMASRILGMGDVLTLIEKAQEQVTVDEAREMERKLRRADFTLEDFTKQLRQVRAMGPLDQVLGMIPGLNARRAGDAAGEVDERQLTRIEAMINSMTPGERRHPEVIDGSRRRRIARGSGTSVQEVNRLLRQFTEAKKMLKQLESMGRRAGRLGRLPTPPAP comes from the coding sequence ATGTTTGAACAGCTGCAGACGCGGCTCGGCGGCATTCTCAATCGCCTGCGCGGACGGGGGGCGCTCTCGGAGGCGGACGTCGATCAGGCGCTTCGGGAGATCCGGCTCGTGCTGCTCGAGGCGGACGTCAACGTGAAGCTCGCGCGTGACTTCATCGGTCGCGTGCGCGAGGCGGCGGTGGGGCAGGAGGTCTGGAAGAGCCTCACGCCGGGACAGCAGGTCGTGCAGATCGTCCACGACGAGCTCGTGCGGCTCCTCGGCGAGACGCACCGCCCGCTCGCCCCGGCGCCGCACCCTCCGACCGTGATTCTCCTCGCCGGCCTGCACGGTACCGGCAAGACCACGACGGCCGGCAAGCTGGCCGTGCACCTGGCGAAGCGGGGGCGGCACCCGGTCCTGGCCGCGGCGGATCTCTCGCGGCCGGCCGCCGTGCGCCAGCTCGAGATCGTCGGCGAGCGCGCCGGCGTGCCGGTCGTGGCCCCCCAGCCCGGGGAGGACGCCGTCGCGGTCGCGCGCCGGGCACTCGCCGTGTGCCGGGACCGGGTGGCCGACACGCTCATCGTCGACAGCGCCGGCCGGCTGCACGTCGACGGCGACCTGGTGGCCGAACTCGCGCGCATCCGCGAGGCGGTGTCCCCCCACTACACGCTCCTCGTGCTCGACGCCATGGCCGGCCAGGACGCCGTCCGGATGGCGGAGGGGTTTCACCGGGCGGTGCCGCTCGACGGCGTGATTCTGACGAAGCTCGACGGCGACGCGCGCGGCGGCGCCGCGCTGTCCGTGGTGGCGACGCTCGGCGTCCCCATTCTCTACGTCGGGACCGGCGAGCGGCTCGAGGCGCTCGAGGCGTTCCATCCGGACCGGATGGCCTCCCGGATTCTCGGCATGGGCGACGTCCTCACCCTGATCGAGAAGGCGCAGGAACAGGTGACGGTGGACGAGGCGCGGGAGATGGAGCGCAAGCTGCGCCGCGCCGACTTCACGCTCGAGGATTTCACCAAGCAGCTCCGTCAGGTGCGGGCTATGGGGCCGCTGGATCAGGTGCTGGGCATGATCCCGGGGCTGAACGCCCGCCGGGCGGGGGATGCGGCCGGCGAGGTTGACGAGCGCCAGCTGACGCGGATCGAGGCGATGATCAACTCGATGACCCCGGGCGAACGCCGGCACCCGGAGGTGATCGACGGCAGCCGCCGGCGGCGCATCGCGCGGGGCAGCGGCACCTCCGTTCAGGAGGTCAACCGGTTGCTGCGGCAGTTCACGGAGGCGAAGAAGATGTTGAAACAGCTCGAGAGCATGGGCCGGCGCGCCGGAAGGCTCGGCAGGCTGCCGACGCCGCCGGCCCCGTAA
- a CDS encoding class I SAM-dependent methyltransferase, whose translation MVRFQDRGREYRFHTAAGVFSRGGVDRGTRLMLEAVDPGDAATVLDLGCGYGPVGVVIAARAPRARVVLVDINPRAAALAAANVRENGVRNAEVRTGDGCAPVDAMRFDLVLLNPPIRAGRSAVVRLVRDARAHLAPAGRFYLVARTSQGARSLARCMNEVFERVSEIERGGGFRVYEGRDV comes from the coding sequence GTGGTCCGGTTTCAGGACCGCGGACGCGAATACCGGTTTCATACCGCCGCCGGGGTGTTCTCGCGCGGCGGCGTCGATCGCGGGACGCGCCTGATGCTCGAGGCCGTGGATCCGGGCGACGCCGCGACGGTGCTGGATCTCGGCTGCGGCTACGGCCCGGTCGGCGTGGTCATCGCCGCCCGCGCGCCGCGGGCGCGCGTCGTGCTCGTGGACATCAACCCGCGCGCCGCGGCGCTCGCCGCCGCGAACGTGCGCGAGAACGGCGTGCGGAACGCCGAGGTGCGGACGGGGGACGGGTGCGCCCCGGTCGATGCGATGCGCTTCGATCTCGTCCTCCTCAACCCGCCGATCCGGGCCGGCCGGAGCGCCGTCGTGCGGCTTGTGCGGGATGCGCGCGCGCATCTGGCGCCCGCCGGCCGCTTCTATCTGGTCGCCCGCACGAGCCAGGGGGCGCGGAGTCTCGCGCGGTGCATGAACGAGGTCTTCGAACGCGTGAGCGAGATCGAGCGCGGCGGGGGATTTCGGGTCTACGAGGGCCGCGATGTTTGA
- a CDS encoding sigma factor-like helix-turn-helix DNA-binding protein: MPLHKIPPRVRTLDDRTAVIGLFDAYAGLLTARQQLLVRMYYHEDLSLGEIAGRLRVSRQAVFDGLRRATTEMRHLEARLRVLAGHRRNGRSRTTAAVRLDAVEHEAARLAAAGADTAPLLRALRALREIV, from the coding sequence ATGCCTTTACACAAGATACCTCCCCGCGTCCGCACCCTCGATGATCGGACCGCCGTGATCGGGCTGTTCGACGCGTACGCCGGTCTGCTCACGGCGCGGCAGCAGTTGCTGGTGCGGATGTACTATCACGAGGACCTCTCGCTCGGGGAGATCGCCGGGCGCCTGCGGGTCAGCCGGCAGGCGGTGTTCGACGGCCTCCGGCGCGCGACAACCGAGATGCGGCACCTCGAAGCGCGGCTGCGGGTGCTCGCCGGTCACCGGCGGAACGGCCGCAGCCGCACCACGGCGGCGGTCCGGCTGGACGCGGTCGAGCACGAAGCCGCCCGCCTCGCCGCCGCGGGCGCCGACACCGCCCCGTTGCTGCGGGCGTTGCGGGCGCTGCGGGAGATCGTGTGA
- the ftsY gene encoding signal recognition particle-docking protein FtsY, whose amino-acid sequence MARGGWFGRFREGLAKTRQALAAQLDGLLGREVDESFYADLEEALLGADLGVHTTETVVARLRDRARSGELGAAARTAEGLRQALVDVVLATLGDPAPLRLDPPPAGIVVLGVNGAGKTTTIGKLAHRLRADGRRVLVAAADTFRAAAIDQLEVWTERAGVDLVRHAEGSDPAAVVYDAAQAARARHTDVLIVDTAGRLHTKTNLMDELKKLDRVLRRELPGASVESLLVLDATTGQNGIAQARQFAAALPVTGVVLTKLDGTARGGIAVAIADELRLPVKLVGFGEGMDDLQPFDPRAFVEALLEA is encoded by the coding sequence ATGGCACGCGGCGGGTGGTTCGGCCGGTTCCGCGAGGGCTTGGCGAAGACGCGCCAGGCCCTCGCGGCGCAGCTCGACGGCCTGCTCGGCCGCGAAGTGGACGAGTCGTTCTATGCGGATCTCGAGGAAGCCCTGCTCGGGGCCGACCTCGGCGTCCACACGACCGAGACCGTCGTCGCGCGGCTCCGGGATCGTGCCCGCTCCGGCGAGCTCGGCGCGGCCGCACGGACCGCGGAGGGGCTCAGGCAGGCGCTCGTCGACGTCGTGCTCGCGACGCTCGGAGACCCGGCGCCGCTGCGTCTCGACCCGCCGCCGGCCGGCATCGTGGTGCTCGGGGTGAACGGGGCCGGCAAAACGACGACGATCGGCAAGCTGGCCCACCGGCTGCGCGCGGACGGCCGCCGCGTGCTCGTCGCCGCCGCCGACACGTTCCGGGCGGCCGCGATCGATCAGTTGGAGGTGTGGACGGAGCGCGCCGGCGTGGACCTGGTGCGGCACGCCGAGGGCTCCGATCCGGCCGCCGTGGTGTACGACGCGGCGCAGGCCGCCCGGGCGCGCCACACCGACGTGCTGATCGTGGACACGGCGGGCCGGCTCCACACCAAGACGAACCTCATGGACGAGCTCAAGAAGCTCGACCGCGTGCTGCGGCGTGAGCTGCCGGGGGCCTCCGTCGAGTCGCTTCTCGTGCTGGATGCCACGACCGGCCAGAACGGCATCGCGCAGGCGCGGCAGTTCGCCGCGGCGCTGCCGGTGACGGGCGTGGTGCTGACCAAGCTCGACGGCACGGCCCGCGGCGGGATCGCCGTGGCGATCGCCGACGAGCTGCGGCTGCCGGTCAAGCTGGTCGGGTTCGGGGAAGGCATGGACGACCTCCAGCCGTTCGATCCCCGCGCGTTCGTCGAGGCGTTGCTCGAAGCTTAA